Proteins encoded in a region of the Mucilaginibacter sabulilitoris genome:
- the treY gene encoding malto-oligosyltrehalose synthase, whose amino-acid sequence MHNPVATYRIQFNKDFTFKDLKNIIPYLHQLGVGTIYASPIFEATPGSTHGYDVVNPLRINPEIGTLKELETISKTLKKLNIGWLQDIVPNHMAFHKNNTWLMDVLEKGRRSEFADFFDIIWSVPVYNSRLMVPFLGLPFEDALKEKQIKIDFRDNRFVFTYADQRYPLNLHAYITILQAPKTNIPITVSQLIDEAKELHQSDNNKAYGIRFEELKLQLAALFKQPTIKKYIRACIGLINNQTHLLRQISDSQYYQLCYWQETEKQINYRRFFTVNGLICLNMQISKVFDRCHELLKTLLDKNIIQGIRLDHIDGLYDPTAYLERLRKLTGPETYIIVEKILEDGEDFPENWPIQGNTGYDFLATGNNLFTQTESKKLFADFYKTINTDKLSVSQAILKNKSLILYEHMAGELENLYQLFVDLELADNAAIKTTDIKTVIAEFLIRCPVYRYYSNKFPLPDVEQKAVKNILNNISEAKPDLKEAVALFENVLVDGQSDIDSSRILRFYLRCMQFTGPLMAKGVEDTLMYTYDRFIGHNEVGDTPKTFGIVPNEFHNYMMARQQRWPLSLNATATHDTKRGEGVRARLNVLTDFASDWIAVVKRWQEDNSKYKTNGIPDANDEYLIYQSIAGSYPMPGEDDDFNKRLEEYLIKGLREAKLHTQWAEPNNKYEESCLKFVQAILKPESDFMQSFQKLRIKITDFGIINSLSQTMLKFTCPGIPDVYQGCEFWDLSMVDPDNRRPVDFPIRAHKLESLIANTNSIGELWTDRNNANIKLWLTQLLFNERKNSSITFEKGTYVPLEIKGKYRDNVLAYARRHQDNWYIVAIPLHLGQLGWDYGNPDKMNWKNTRIVLPAEAPVTWNNVLSSKPIAHIKHLTIDDIFKEFPMAVLKSVLK is encoded by the coding sequence ATGCATAACCCCGTTGCTACCTACCGGATACAGTTTAACAAAGACTTTACTTTTAAAGACTTAAAAAACATTATTCCTTACCTGCATCAGTTAGGCGTAGGTACTATATATGCTTCTCCGATATTCGAAGCCACACCCGGCAGCACCCATGGTTACGATGTAGTTAACCCTTTGCGTATCAACCCGGAGATAGGGACTTTAAAAGAACTGGAAACTATCAGTAAAACTCTTAAGAAGCTCAATATCGGCTGGCTGCAGGATATTGTGCCCAATCACATGGCATTCCATAAAAATAACACATGGTTAATGGATGTGCTGGAGAAAGGCCGGCGATCTGAATTTGCCGATTTTTTTGATATTATCTGGTCAGTCCCGGTATATAATAGTCGGCTGATGGTTCCTTTTTTAGGCTTACCTTTTGAAGATGCGTTAAAAGAAAAACAGATTAAAATTGATTTCAGAGATAACCGCTTTGTGTTCACCTATGCAGATCAGCGTTATCCTTTAAACCTACATGCTTACATAACTATCCTCCAGGCGCCTAAAACAAACATTCCAATAACAGTCAGCCAATTAATTGATGAAGCGAAAGAATTACACCAAAGCGATAATAACAAAGCATACGGTATCCGATTTGAAGAATTAAAGTTACAACTGGCCGCCCTGTTCAAGCAACCTACAATTAAGAAATATATAAGGGCTTGTATTGGTCTAATAAACAATCAAACCCATTTACTGAGGCAAATATCTGATAGTCAATATTATCAATTATGTTACTGGCAGGAAACAGAAAAGCAGATTAACTATCGTCGTTTTTTTACAGTTAATGGGCTCATCTGTCTCAATATGCAAATATCCAAGGTATTTGACAGGTGTCATGAACTGCTTAAAACGCTTTTAGATAAGAATATTATTCAGGGTATCCGTTTAGATCATATTGATGGATTGTATGACCCAACTGCTTACCTTGAACGTTTACGCAAGCTTACCGGCCCGGAAACTTATATTATAGTTGAAAAAATTCTGGAGGATGGTGAGGATTTCCCCGAAAACTGGCCCATACAAGGTAATACCGGGTATGACTTTCTGGCCACGGGCAATAACTTATTTACACAAACCGAAAGCAAAAAGCTGTTTGCCGATTTTTATAAAACCATTAATACTGATAAACTGTCTGTATCTCAGGCTATATTAAAAAATAAATCGCTCATATTATATGAGCACATGGCCGGAGAATTAGAAAACCTCTACCAACTCTTCGTTGATCTGGAACTGGCTGACAACGCAGCTATAAAAACCACTGATATTAAAACAGTGATCGCTGAATTTCTGATTCGGTGTCCCGTTTACCGCTATTATAGCAACAAGTTTCCTTTGCCCGATGTTGAACAAAAAGCTGTAAAAAACATATTAAACAATATTAGTGAAGCAAAACCCGATTTGAAAGAGGCTGTTGCCCTGTTCGAAAACGTTCTGGTTGACGGTCAATCCGATATTGATTCATCCCGGATATTACGCTTCTATCTGCGTTGTATGCAATTCACAGGCCCATTGATGGCTAAGGGTGTAGAAGACACCCTGATGTATACCTACGACCGTTTTATAGGCCATAATGAGGTTGGAGATACACCAAAAACTTTTGGAATCGTGCCAAATGAGTTTCACAATTATATGATGGCCCGTCAGCAACGTTGGCCTTTATCTCTTAACGCTACCGCCACTCATGATACCAAACGCGGGGAAGGCGTTCGGGCTCGGCTTAATGTGTTAACTGATTTTGCCTCTGATTGGATAGCGGTGGTTAAACGCTGGCAAGAAGATAACAGCAAGTATAAAACAAATGGAATACCAGATGCAAACGACGAATACCTGATTTACCAAAGTATAGCAGGCAGTTATCCCATGCCCGGTGAGGATGATGATTTTAATAAACGGCTGGAAGAATACCTGATAAAAGGTTTACGTGAAGCCAAATTACATACGCAATGGGCCGAACCAAATAACAAATATGAAGAAAGCTGCTTGAAATTTGTACAAGCCATCCTAAAACCTGAAAGTGATTTTATGCAAAGCTTTCAGAAGCTGCGAATTAAAATTACAGACTTTGGAATTATTAATTCCCTTTCGCAAACAATGTTAAAATTTACATGTCCCGGTATTCCTGACGTTTACCAGGGATGCGAGTTTTGGGACCTGAGCATGGTTGATCCGGATAATAGGCGCCCGGTTGATTTCCCAATAAGGGCTCACAAATTAGAGTCTCTAATAGCTAATACTAATTCAATTGGTGAACTATGGACAGATCGTAACAATGCAAACATTAAACTTTGGCTTACGCAATTGCTGTTCAATGAGCGAAAAAATAGTAGTATAACCTTTGAAAAAGGCACGTACGTCCCGCTGGAGATAAAAGGAAAATACAGGGACAATGTTTTAGCATATGCCCGTCGACATCAGGATAATTGGTATATCGTTGCCATTCCGCTGCATTTAGGGCAGTTAGGTTGGGATTATGGTAATCCCGATAAAATGAATTGGAAAAATACCCGCATCGTATTGCCAGCTGAAGCACCAGTGACCTGGAACAATGTATTGAGTAGTAAACCAATTGCCCATATAAAGCATTTAACTATTGATGATATTTTTAAGGAGTTTCCTATGGCAGTGCTTAAATCAGTTCTTAAATAA
- a CDS encoding mechanosensitive ion channel family protein — MENRLPPDLLEFSQRVPSFAWNLIIGAIAILVGLIIKFIVTRLFKLYAKKETSYSFFRSIIVNLGRAITYFIPLFLLNLFIPFMRLSKAYVGPIDKAVEILLTISFASILVRSIRILEDYVCHAYDLNKIDNLKERKIRTQLQFMRKLLVVIIVFVTIAIILLSFESMRKIGTGLLTGVGIGGIIVGFAAQNSLGNLLAGFQIAFTQPIRIDDVLVVEGEWGRVEEITLTYVVLKIWDERRLILPINYFIQKPFQNWTRTSADILGTVFLYMDHTIPVDEIRNEFEKLIIKSPLWDKRVKVVQVTDVKEHTIEIRVLMSASTSSKAFDLRCYIRENLITYIQQNYPGSLPRTRNEVSNLEKYLQPKTDG, encoded by the coding sequence ATGGAAAATAGGTTACCTCCTGATCTTCTTGAATTTTCTCAACGTGTCCCGTCCTTTGCCTGGAACCTTATAATTGGCGCAATTGCTATTTTGGTTGGGCTTATTATTAAATTTATAGTTACCCGGTTGTTTAAACTTTATGCTAAAAAAGAAACATCCTACTCATTTTTCAGGTCGATAATTGTTAACCTGGGAAGGGCCATTACCTATTTTATACCCTTATTTTTGCTTAACCTTTTTATACCGTTTATGCGATTGAGTAAAGCATATGTAGGCCCGATTGATAAGGCTGTCGAGATTTTACTAACCATTTCATTTGCCAGTATCCTTGTGCGGTCCATCAGAATACTGGAAGACTATGTTTGCCATGCCTACGATCTTAACAAAATAGATAACCTGAAGGAGCGGAAAATACGCACACAACTGCAGTTTATGCGAAAGCTTTTAGTGGTCATCATTGTTTTTGTAACCATTGCCATTATCCTGCTAAGTTTTGAAAGCATGCGTAAAATTGGAACCGGCCTGCTAACCGGAGTTGGTATAGGTGGTATAATTGTTGGCTTCGCCGCTCAAAATTCACTTGGTAATTTGCTTGCCGGTTTCCAGATAGCATTTACACAACCTATACGTATCGACGACGTTTTGGTAGTTGAGGGCGAATGGGGCCGGGTTGAGGAAATCACCTTAACCTATGTAGTTTTAAAGATATGGGACGAGCGCAGACTTATATTACCTATCAATTATTTTATACAGAAACCTTTCCAGAACTGGACCCGCACATCAGCCGATATATTGGGCACTGTATTTTTATACATGGATCATACTATACCGGTTGATGAGATCAGGAATGAATTTGAAAAGCTGATCATAAAATCGCCTTTATGGGATAAGCGTGTAAAGGTTGTCCAGGTAACCGATGTAAAAGAACATACCATTGAAATCAGAGTGCTCATGAGCGCGAGTACCTCTTCAAAAGCATTCGATCTGCGCTGTTACATTCGTGAAAACTTAATCACTTACATACAGCAAAATTACCCAGGCAGTTTACCAAGAACAAGAAATGAGGTTAGCAACCTTGAAAAATATTTGCAGCCCAAAACCGATGGTTAA
- the treZ gene encoding malto-oligosyltrehalose trehalohydrolase yields the protein MEAPSINKRNIGINFNGLGLAEILLWAPYANKVSIKLDMKTLSLIKQERGYWTLSTDEVKPGDTYWFDVDGKQLSDPASLFQSEGVHGPSLAFDLNAYKWTDAPWQNPPLEDYIFYELHTGTFTSIGTFKGIEDRLDYLVSLGITAIEIMPVAQFPGERNWGYDGVFPFAVQNSYGGPQSLQHLIDTCHNKGLAVVLDVVYNHIGPEGNYLHEFGPYFTDKYHTPWGSAINFDDAGCDEVRQYFIDNALMWFHDFHVDALRMDAVHAIKDFSPKHILQEISEQVVQLTQTTGRTYYLIAECDLNDTRFINPVNKGGFGLDAQWIDEFHHALRVAAGGERNGYYTDFNGIEDLALAYQNAYVYHGQYSEQRQKTFGTNTAGINGRQFVAFSQNHDQVGNRMLGERSGQLFGFEMQKLMAAAVMISPFLPLLFMGEERSEPNPFLFFVSHTDKRLIEAVRKGRKTEFADFHARGEAPDPQALETFERSKLSWDILEQQPYQTMLHYYKTLIGLRKHQPALKTLNRDNMTVETNAANNTLMIQRWTTDQQLICLLNFSGKDQPVAIPEGINQWQKLFDSAHPKWNGPVSSPEILNTGLIAIPPATILIYTQYHA from the coding sequence ATGGAGGCACCAAGCATCAATAAACGTAACATAGGCATTAACTTTAACGGTTTAGGTCTTGCCGAAATCTTGCTTTGGGCGCCCTATGCCAATAAAGTTTCCATTAAGCTTGACATGAAAACGCTTTCTTTAATTAAACAAGAACGTGGTTATTGGACATTAAGCACTGATGAAGTTAAACCAGGCGATACCTATTGGTTTGATGTTGACGGCAAACAACTGTCAGATCCGGCATCCCTTTTCCAATCCGAAGGTGTACACGGCCCATCACTTGCCTTTGATTTGAATGCCTATAAGTGGACAGATGCCCCATGGCAAAACCCGCCGCTGGAAGACTATATATTCTACGAACTGCACACAGGTACTTTTACATCCATAGGCACTTTTAAAGGCATTGAAGACCGGCTTGATTACCTGGTTAGCCTTGGTATCACCGCCATTGAAATTATGCCCGTGGCCCAATTTCCGGGCGAAAGGAACTGGGGTTATGACGGAGTATTCCCATTCGCAGTACAAAACAGCTATGGAGGGCCACAAAGTTTACAGCATTTAATTGATACCTGCCACAATAAGGGCCTGGCAGTAGTTTTGGATGTAGTGTATAACCATATAGGCCCTGAGGGAAATTACCTTCATGAATTTGGACCGTACTTTACCGACAAATACCATACACCCTGGGGCAGCGCCATTAACTTTGATGATGCCGGTTGCGATGAGGTACGGCAGTATTTCATAGATAACGCATTGATGTGGTTCCATGATTTTCATGTAGATGCCCTGCGCATGGATGCCGTGCACGCCATTAAAGATTTTAGTCCCAAACACATTTTGCAGGAAATTAGTGAACAAGTAGTTCAACTGACGCAAACAACAGGTAGAACATATTATCTCATTGCAGAGTGCGACCTGAATGATACCCGTTTTATTAACCCGGTAAACAAAGGTGGCTTCGGCCTGGATGCTCAATGGATCGACGAATTTCATCATGCCCTGCGCGTAGCAGCAGGCGGTGAAAGAAATGGTTATTACACCGATTTTAATGGAATTGAGGATCTCGCCCTCGCTTATCAAAACGCCTATGTATACCATGGACAGTATTCCGAACAAAGGCAAAAAACATTCGGCACAAATACCGCCGGTATAAACGGCAGGCAATTCGTAGCGTTTTCACAAAATCATGACCAGGTGGGTAACCGCATGCTTGGCGAACGTTCAGGTCAGCTATTTGGTTTTGAAATGCAAAAGTTAATGGCGGCCGCGGTTATGATTAGCCCGTTTTTGCCGCTCTTATTTATGGGTGAGGAAAGAAGTGAGCCCAACCCCTTCCTGTTTTTTGTAAGCCATACAGATAAAAGGCTGATTGAGGCTGTAAGAAAAGGCCGTAAAACCGAATTTGCTGATTTTCATGCACGTGGCGAAGCACCTGATCCTCAAGCTTTAGAAACTTTTGAGCGCTCTAAACTAAGCTGGGATATACTGGAGCAACAGCCCTACCAAACCATGCTGCATTATTACAAAACCCTCATTGGGTTGCGTAAGCACCAACCCGCATTAAAAACCCTCAACCGCGACAACATGACCGTTGAAACAAATGCGGCGAATAATACATTGATGATACAAAGATGGACGACTGATCAACAGCTTATCTGCCTGCTCAACTTTTCAGGTAAGGATCAGCCAGTGGCTATACCCGAGGGTATCAACCAATGGCAAAAACTATTTGATTCGGCTCATCCAAAATGGAACGGCCCGGTATCATCACCCGAAATACTTAATACAGGTTTAATAGCAATACCTCCGGCAACCATCCTGATATATACACAATATCATGCATAA
- a CDS encoding efflux RND transporter permease subunit, translating to MKDLKKEFGPSSWAIDNKTAVYVLIFLVTVLGLISYNNLPKENFPDIAQSKVFVTTTFAGQSPQNIENLVTRQIEKQLKSLKGLKKVTSNSVQNVSIITAEFNANIDIKDAKIDVKDAVDKAKQDLPQNDDNLKESVISDINVADLPILYINISGNYDLKKLKEYADILKDEIESYKEISKVDEVGALTPEIQVNVDLNKMAATQVSFNDIIQAIGNENILTSAGTVKTDGVRRSIDIKKDFKNADEVAAMAVRNPKGQAVYLRDIAEIKDSFLEQESYARLKTNDNPNFKNVITLNVSKRAGENLIEASDKINELIKLKQKTVFPKGLDIVVTGDQSDKTRTTLNDLINTIVIGFILVTVILMFFMGTTNAIFVALSVPLSCFIAFLVMPAIGFTLNMIVLFSFLLALGIVVDDAIVVIENTHRIFANGKVPIKEAAKIAAGEVFLPVFSGTMTTLAPFVPLAFWNSLIGHFMFFLPITLIITLLASLVVAYIINPVFAVDFMRPHHDGEHDNPRFDRSTKKGLLFLAIATVIGYLINVGVGNLFVFLTFLYLLNHFFLLRVIDRFQKNAWPRFQRWYAGLLEKAVRRPVTILLGTIVLFILTIMFMIARSPKVEFFPSGDPNFVYVYLTMPIGTDQAYTNEITKRVEKRVAEVVEPDKDIVSSVISNVTKGVTDPTDEDQGDYENKGKVTVAFVEFGKRNGKDTKAVLANIRKAVQGIPGAKIAVAQENSGPPVQKDISIEIIGDNIDTLVATGNRLKNYIAKQNIAGIEGLIADVQSDKPEIVFDINRERANREGINTFQISQALGTAVFGAKAGDFRNTKEDDYQIKVRALESQRSNLDELKNIKITYRDLATGGAIRQVPISAFTDVRYTNTYSNIKRKQQRRVLTLGSNVIKPFNANEVNANILQAINNFKKPDNVIIRQGGGQEDQMEAMNFLLGALATSFGLILIILMIQFNSIGKTFIIISEIFFSIIGVLLGVSIFGMTMSIVMTGVGIIALAGVVVRNGILLVEFTDMLIEQGANLHDAVVEAGHTRMTPVLLTATAAILGLIPLAVGFNIDFVGLFTHFEPHIHFGGDNVAFWGPLAWTMIFGLGFATIITLILVPCMYIIRYNIKAKLFGKKAVEHKHVLEAEAV from the coding sequence ATGAAAGATCTTAAAAAAGAATTTGGGCCCTCAAGTTGGGCCATTGATAATAAAACCGCCGTTTATGTTCTCATATTTCTGGTGACCGTATTGGGACTAATTAGTTACAATAATCTGCCAAAGGAAAATTTCCCGGATATAGCACAGTCAAAGGTGTTTGTTACTACAACCTTTGCCGGCCAGTCTCCGCAGAATATAGAAAATCTGGTTACCAGGCAAATAGAGAAACAGCTGAAGTCATTGAAAGGACTTAAAAAAGTTACATCCAACTCAGTGCAAAACGTATCGATAATCACGGCAGAATTTAATGCAAATATTGATATTAAAGATGCTAAGATTGATGTAAAAGATGCGGTTGATAAGGCAAAACAAGATTTACCCCAGAACGACGATAACTTAAAGGAGTCTGTAATATCTGATATTAATGTTGCGGATCTACCTATTCTTTATATCAATATATCGGGTAATTATGACCTAAAGAAACTGAAAGAATATGCAGATATTTTAAAGGATGAGATTGAAAGTTATAAGGAGATATCAAAAGTTGATGAGGTAGGTGCTTTAACTCCAGAAATACAAGTAAATGTAGATCTGAACAAAATGGCGGCAACACAAGTTAGCTTTAACGATATAATTCAGGCTATTGGGAATGAAAACATCCTTACCTCGGCCGGCACGGTGAAAACCGACGGAGTACGCAGAAGTATAGACATAAAAAAGGATTTTAAAAATGCTGATGAAGTAGCTGCAATGGCTGTCCGAAACCCCAAAGGACAAGCTGTGTATCTAAGGGATATTGCTGAGATTAAAGACTCATTTTTAGAACAGGAAAGTTATGCCCGTTTAAAAACGAACGATAACCCCAATTTTAAAAACGTAATTACGCTTAACGTAAGTAAGAGAGCGGGAGAGAACCTTATTGAAGCGTCGGACAAAATCAATGAACTAATAAAACTGAAACAGAAAACAGTGTTCCCGAAAGGGCTTGACATTGTTGTAACTGGCGATCAGTCTGATAAAACCCGTACAACGCTGAATGACCTCATTAATACTATTGTTATCGGCTTTATATTGGTAACCGTTATCCTGATGTTTTTTATGGGTACAACCAATGCCATATTTGTGGCTTTGTCTGTACCACTGTCATGTTTTATAGCGTTTTTAGTGATGCCGGCTATTGGGTTTACACTCAACATGATCGTACTGTTCTCGTTCCTGCTGGCGCTGGGTATTGTGGTAGATGATGCCATTGTGGTTATTGAAAACACGCACCGTATTTTTGCCAATGGTAAAGTGCCTATTAAAGAAGCGGCTAAAATAGCGGCTGGTGAGGTGTTTCTTCCGGTATTTTCGGGTACAATGACTACTTTAGCACCGTTTGTTCCGCTGGCATTTTGGAATAGTTTGATAGGACACTTCATGTTCTTTCTGCCTATAACACTCATCATTACTTTGTTGGCTTCATTAGTGGTTGCTTACATTATCAACCCTGTTTTCGCAGTCGATTTTATGAGGCCGCATCATGACGGTGAGCATGACAATCCGAGGTTCGACCGGTCGACCAAAAAGGGATTGTTATTTTTGGCTATCGCAACGGTTATTGGCTATTTAATAAATGTAGGTGTTGGTAACTTATTTGTATTCCTGACGTTCCTTTACCTACTCAATCACTTCTTTTTACTGAGAGTGATAGACAGGTTCCAAAAAAATGCATGGCCACGTTTTCAAAGATGGTATGCAGGGCTACTTGAAAAAGCAGTACGCAGGCCCGTAACGATATTATTGGGTACTATTGTCCTGTTTATCTTAACTATAATGTTTATGATTGCCAGGTCGCCCAAGGTGGAGTTCTTTCCATCGGGCGATCCAAACTTTGTATACGTGTATTTAACCATGCCTATAGGTACCGACCAGGCTTATACCAATGAAATTACAAAAAGGGTTGAAAAGCGTGTTGCAGAGGTGGTAGAGCCAGATAAAGATATTGTATCATCCGTAATATCAAACGTAACTAAAGGCGTAACTGACCCAACCGATGAAGACCAGGGTGACTATGAAAACAAAGGTAAAGTGACTGTAGCATTTGTAGAGTTTGGTAAGCGTAATGGAAAGGATACCAAAGCTGTTTTGGCTAATATCCGAAAAGCCGTACAAGGTATACCCGGTGCTAAAATTGCCGTAGCACAGGAAAACAGCGGGCCTCCGGTGCAAAAAGATATCAGTATTGAGATTATAGGCGATAACATTGATACACTGGTAGCAACTGGTAATCGTTTAAAGAATTATATAGCCAAACAAAATATTGCGGGCATTGAAGGTCTTATAGCAGACGTCCAAAGCGATAAACCTGAAATAGTTTTTGACATCAACCGTGAAAGAGCTAATAGGGAGGGAATCAATACTTTTCAGATAAGTCAGGCTTTGGGAACTGCTGTATTTGGTGCTAAAGCCGGAGATTTTAGGAACACCAAAGAAGATGATTACCAGATTAAAGTACGTGCATTGGAAAGTCAGCGCAGTAATCTTGATGAGCTGAAAAACATCAAAATTACTTATCGTGACCTTGCTACAGGTGGGGCTATACGCCAGGTGCCAATTTCCGCCTTCACCGATGTTCGTTATACCAACACCTACAGCAATATTAAACGTAAACAGCAGCGCAGGGTATTAACTTTAGGTTCAAACGTTATTAAGCCATTTAATGCAAATGAAGTAAATGCTAATATTTTGCAGGCCATAAACAACTTTAAAAAGCCTGATAATGTAATCATCCGTCAAGGTGGCGGTCAGGAAGACCAGATGGAAGCCATGAACTTTCTGTTAGGTGCATTAGCTACATCGTTTGGTTTAATATTAATTATCCTGATGATACAATTTAACTCCATAGGTAAAACGTTCATCATCATCAGCGAGATCTTCTTCAGTATCATTGGCGTATTGCTTGGGGTAAGTATCTTCGGTATGACGATGTCTATCGTAATGACGGGGGTAGGTATCATAGCCCTTGCAGGTGTGGTGGTACGTAATGGTATATTACTGGTTGAGTTTACCGATATGCTGATTGAACAGGGGGCTAACCTGCATGATGCAGTGGTGGAAGCCGGCCATACCCGTATGACGCCGGTATTATTAACAGCTACGGCGGCTATATTAGGCTTAATTCCGTTAGCTGTAGGTTTTAATATCGACTTTGTTGGTTTGTTTACCCACTTTGAGCCACACATACACTTTGGCGGCGATAACGTTGCATTCTGGGGCCCCTTGGCATGGACAATGATCTTTGGTTTAGGTTTTGCCACCATTATTACATTGATACTGGTACCTTGTATGTATATCATCCGTTACAACATAAAAGCAAAGCTGTTTGGTAAAAAAGCGGTGGAGCACAAACATGTTTTAGAGGCAGAAGCCGTGTAA
- a CDS encoding TetR/AcrR family transcriptional regulator, with protein MAAGNDHQDIKREKILEASHQRFLHYGYSKTTMNEIAGDLSMSKALLYYYFPDKSQLYIAVMRKLANDYLKVLEDHINTFTNLKEAFVFQINIHHDFIVSNYNFFDFFRLNEQNLPDTIWEIVGQVHLSELNLLSNAIKTEIERGAIKPIDKPEEIVDLLLDALHGIRVGAVSQKKSSFPRKEHLEEIRTKKLLLTDIFIKGLMYC; from the coding sequence ATGGCTGCAGGGAATGACCATCAGGATATAAAAAGAGAGAAAATTTTAGAAGCCTCTCATCAACGGTTTTTACATTATGGTTATTCAAAAACCACCATGAACGAAATTGCCGGCGATTTATCTATGTCCAAAGCTTTATTGTATTATTATTTTCCGGATAAAAGCCAGCTATATATAGCTGTAATGCGTAAGCTGGCTAACGACTACTTAAAAGTTTTAGAGGATCATATAAATACATTTACAAACCTTAAGGAAGCCTTTGTTTTCCAGATCAACATACATCACGATTTTATTGTAAGCAATTATAATTTCTTTGATTTTTTCAGGCTTAACGAACAAAACCTTCCTGATACGATATGGGAAATTGTTGGCCAGGTTCATTTATCAGAGCTCAATTTGCTGAGTAATGCCATTAAAACAGAAATTGAGCGTGGTGCTATTAAACCAATAGATAAACCTGAAGAAATTGTAGATCTTTTGCTTGACGCATTGCATGGTATCAGGGTTGGCGCTGTATCACAAAAGAAATCGAGTTTCCCTCGCAAAGAGCATCTTGAAGAAATACGGACTAAAAAACTTTTGCTGACAGATATATTTATTAAGGGGTTGATGTATTGTTAA
- a CDS encoding DUF4126 family protein, which produces MLVKISKPFWQVLSLGTLAGMRSTSAPVITSHILSHHQSKNLEHSPLKFMQSKTVAATLKVLALGEIVGDKLPSAPNRTKPAAIGARVLSGALAGAVIYKATGNNLIVGALLGGTAAFASTFGTFHLRKSVVKSSHIVDPIIGAIEDALVIGGSVGLARLA; this is translated from the coding sequence ATGTTAGTAAAAATATCAAAACCATTTTGGCAGGTACTTAGTTTGGGAACATTAGCCGGTATGCGGTCAACATCGGCACCTGTTATTACCAGTCATATATTAAGTCATCATCAATCAAAAAATCTGGAGCATTCACCTTTGAAATTTATGCAGTCAAAAACAGTGGCTGCTACATTAAAAGTATTGGCCTTGGGCGAAATTGTAGGCGATAAGTTGCCATCGGCACCAAACCGTACTAAACCAGCTGCAATTGGAGCACGCGTATTATCCGGCGCACTTGCCGGGGCAGTTATTTACAAAGCAACGGGCAACAATCTTATTGTGGGAGCCTTGCTGGGTGGTACAGCAGCATTTGCGTCAACCTTTGGTACTTTTCATCTGCGTAAAAGCGTAGTTAAAAGCAGTCATATAGTAGACCCAATTATTGGAGCTATTGAAGATGCCCTGGTGATTGGTGGCAGTGTAGGCCTGGCGCGTCTGGCTTAA